In the genome of Pseudorca crassidens isolate mPseCra1 chromosome 12, mPseCra1.hap1, whole genome shotgun sequence, one region contains:
- the UQCR10 gene encoding cytochrome b-c1 complex subunit 9: MAGPTLAARLYSLLFRRTSTFALTIAVGALFFERAFDQGADAIYEHINEGKLWKHIKHKYENKA; this comes from the exons ATGGCGGGCCCGACGTTGGCTGCGAGGTTGTACTCCCTGCTGTTCCGCAGGACCTCCACCTTTGCCCTCACCATAGCCGTGGGCGCCCTGTTCTTCGAGCGCGCCTTCGATCAAGGCGCGGACGCGATCTACGAACACATCAACGAAGGG AAGCTATGGAAACACATCAAGCACAAGTATGAGAACAAGGCGTAG